From one Gossypium hirsutum isolate 1008001.06 chromosome D08, Gossypium_hirsutum_v2.1, whole genome shotgun sequence genomic stretch:
- the LOC107916151 gene encoding acyl-CoA--sterol O-acyltransferase 1, which produces MLGEEMNSFIKVWLAVFTSLCYCHAIGKMVPKGPKRLIFLLPIVCLFLYLPLNLYSPHLGGLTAFFIAWLGNFKLLLFAFDKGPLNTRISLPLFMALACLPIKIQQDPIKENPSSKSQGKSKEGTVNYVIKGLLLAIILWSYNFIEYIHPNIIKLLYALHIYFFLEIFLAIGAAMVRSFYGVELEPQFNEPFLSTSLQDFWGKRWNLMVASIMRPTVYEPTLRFSSAVIGRKWAPVPSVLSTFVVSGVMHELVFYYLRRVSPTWEVSWFFIFHGICLTLEIGLKKALSGKCGLPWIVTGPLTVGFVLGTGVWLFIPQFTRSKLDVRAFEEYAEIGALLKSYCEKVLNHIFYHL; this is translated from the coding sequence ATGTTGGGAGAGGAGATGAACAGCTTCATCAAGGTTTGGTTAGCAGTTTTCACATCTCTATGTTATTGCCATGCCATTGGTAAGATGGTTCCAAAAGGTCCCAAAAGACTCATTTTCCTACTCCCCATTGTCTGCCTATTTCTCTACCTCCCTCTCAATCTATACTCGCCCCATTTAGGGGGTCTTACAGCCTTTTTCATTGCTTGGCTTGGTAACTTCAAGCTCTTATTATTTGCTTTCGACAAGGGTCCTTTAAACACACGTATTTCTCTCCCACTTTTTATGGCTCTGGCTTGCCTACCTATCAAGATTCAACAAGATCCAATTAAGGAAAACCCATCATCAAAATCACAAGGAAAATCCAAGGAGGGTACTGTCAACTATGTTATTAAGGGTTTGCTTTTGGCCATTATACTATGGTCCTATAACTTCATTGAATACATACATCCCAATATTATCAAGCTCCTCTACGCTTTGCACATATACTTCTTCCTTGAAATCTTCTTGGCTATAGGGGCAGCCATGGTTCGATCCTTTTATGGGGTGGAGCTGGAGCCACAGTTCAATGAACCCTTCCTTTCAACTTCACTCCAAGACTTTTGGGGCAAAAGGTGGAACCTCATGGTGGCTAGTATCATGCGCCCTACCGTATACGAACCTACGCTAAGATTTTCGTCAGCTGTGATTGGCAGAAAGTGGGCTCCGGTACCGTCGGTTTTGTCAACGTTTGTAGTATCGGGTGTGATGCACGAGCTAGTGTTTTACTATCTGAGGCGCGTGAGTCCCACATGGGAAGTGAGCTGgttttttattttccatggaaTTTGTTTAACACTTGAGATTGGTTTGAAGAAGGCATTAAGTGGGAAGTGTGGGTTGCCGTGGATAGTAACGGGGCCGTTGACAGTTGGGTTCGTGTTGGGCACGGGCGTTTGGCTGTTCATTCCACAGTTCACGCGGTCAAAGTTGGATGTTAGAGCGTTTGAAGAGTACGCTGAAATTGGGGCGTTGTTGAAAAGTTATTGTGAAAAAGTCTTAAACCATATCTTTTATCACTTGtaa
- the LOC107918843 gene encoding structure-specific endonuclease subunit slx1 isoform X2: MRLLTSTFRSVKHPIPIPIPDPKPNIVKPSLPSESSAVAKSKSELKACLKQHNGELSGGTKASRAGRPWVCVCIVRGFNDQSQACEFEFKWKMVSRKLPRKKKNKEADDCSLTLLQHRQTALNKVKGMLDCSHLEIEWQMSTS; this comes from the exons ATGAGGCTGCTCACATCAACATTCCGATCTGTGAAACACCCAATTCCAATTCCAATCCCAGACCCTAAACCCAATATCGTAAAACCATCGTTGCCGTCAGAATCGAGTGCCGTtgcaaaatcaaaatcagaactAAAAGCCTG TTTGAAGCAACATAATGGCGAACTTAGCGGTGGCACAAAAGCATCTCGTGCTGGAAGGCCATGGGTCTGCGTCTGTATAGTTCGGGGTTTCAATGACCAAAGTCAAG ctTGTGAGTTTGAATTCAAATGGAAAATGGTCTCAAGAAAACTGCCGCGCAAAAAGAAGAATAAGGAAGCTGATGATTGCTCCCTAACGTTATTACAACACAGGCAAACAGCTTTGAATAAGGTTAAAGGTATGTTGGATTGCAGTCACTtagaaattgaatggcaaatgaGTACTTCCTAA
- the LOC107918843 gene encoding structure-specific endonuclease subunit slx1 isoform X1 has product MRLLTSTFRSVKHPIPIPIPDPKPNIVKPSLPSESSAVAKSKSELKAWCVYLILSTNPPIKTYVGVTNNFSRRLKQHNGELSGGTKASRAGRPWVCVCIVRGFNDQSQACEFEFKWKMVSRKLPRKKKNKEADDCSLTLLQHRQTALNKVKGMLDCSHLEIEWQMSTS; this is encoded by the exons ATGAGGCTGCTCACATCAACATTCCGATCTGTGAAACACCCAATTCCAATTCCAATCCCAGACCCTAAACCCAATATCGTAAAACCATCGTTGCCGTCAGAATCGAGTGCCGTtgcaaaatcaaaatcagaactAAAAGCCTGGTGCGTTTACCTAATTCTTTCCACCAATCCCCCCATTAAAACCTACGTTGGTGTCACCAACAATTTCTCTCGCCG TTTGAAGCAACATAATGGCGAACTTAGCGGTGGCACAAAAGCATCTCGTGCTGGAAGGCCATGGGTCTGCGTCTGTATAGTTCGGGGTTTCAATGACCAAAGTCAAG ctTGTGAGTTTGAATTCAAATGGAAAATGGTCTCAAGAAAACTGCCGCGCAAAAAGAAGAATAAGGAAGCTGATGATTGCTCCCTAACGTTATTACAACACAGGCAAACAGCTTTGAATAAGGTTAAAGGTATGTTGGATTGCAGTCACTtagaaattgaatggcaaatgaGTACTTCCTAA